The following are encoded in a window of Ricinus communis isolate WT05 ecotype wild-type chromosome 4, ASM1957865v1, whole genome shotgun sequence genomic DNA:
- the LOC8259989 gene encoding probable (S)-N-methylcoclaurine 3'-hydroxylase isozyme 2, producing the protein MINSDLTNMDTAFSGVLGILSLSFLLLLPLIFIILNHISSPSSERRPLPPGPRQWPIVGNILQVGKKPHVSLAHFAKLHGPLISLRLGAQIVVVASSPIAASEILKTHDRLLSARFISAANPYGDHVLDRVALVWNPSCSDQWKLLRAMCRSELFSAKAIDSQDTLTEKKLTEMLDFLTIKQGQVVNIGEVVFTTVFNTISNLIFSKDMLSFGDQGNAGGLKTLITKLMQLATAPNIADFYPVLARLDPQNMRRKMKIGFEKVLNVWQIYIKERRENHVNDAPETDFLDVFLSTGFDDDQINWLVLELFAAGVDTTTTTVEWAMAELLKSRATLVKVQQELDREVDNKSIEESHVLQLQYLNACIKETFRLHPPAPFLIPRRALNTCEVLNYTIPKNSQVVVNLWAIGRDSSSWEDPLSFKPERFLNSNIDFKGHHFQLLPFGSGRRTCPGLPMATRQLPLILAYLIRCFEWSLPNDQDPAMLDMNDKFGITLVKDSPLLLVPKRKL; encoded by the exons ATGATCAATTCAGACCTAACAAACATGGACACAGCTTTTTCAGGAGTGCTCGGTATcttatctctttcttttcttcttctactacCTCTTATCTTCATCATCCTTAACCACATCAGCTCTCCATCTTCAGAACGAAGGCCTCTTCCTCCAGGTCCCAGGCAATGGCCTATCGTAGGCAACATTCTTCAGGTGGGGAAAAAGCCTCATGTCTCTCTTGCACACTTTGCGAAACTTCACGGTCCTCTTATTTCTTTAAGGCTTGGCGCTCAAATCGTTGTTGTTGCCTCTTCTCCAATCGCAGCATCTGAAATTCTCAAAACCCATGATCGTTTATTGTCTGCTAGATTTATATCCGCAGCTAATCCCTATGGAGATCATGTCCTTGACCGCGTAGCACTTGTTTGGAACCCATCGTGCAGTGACCAATGGAAGCTCCTACGAGCTATGTGCAGGAGTGAGCTTTTCTCAGCTAAAGCAATTGATTCACAAGACACTTTGACAGAGAAGAAATTGACAGAAATGTTGGATTTTTTGACGATCAAGCAAGGACAAGTAGTCAATATTGGAGAAGTTGTGTTTACTACTGTTTTCAACACAATTTCCAATCTTATATTCTCCAAGGACATGCTTAGTTTTGGAGATCAAGGGAACGCAGGTGGATTGAAAACCTTGATCACAAAATTGATGCAGTTAGCTACAGCTCCAAATATTGCTGACTTTTACCCTGTATTGGCAAGGTTGGATCCTCAAAATATGAGAAGAAAGATGAAAATTGGCTTTGAAAAAGTGCTTAATGTATGGCAAATTTAcatcaaagaaagaagagaaaatcaTGTCAATGATGCTCCGGAAACAGATTTCTTGgatgtttttctttctactGGATTTGACGATGATCAAATCAATTGGTTGGTTCTT GAATTGTTTGCTGCAGGGGTAGACACTACCACCACAACAGTAGAATGGGCAATGGCTGAGCTGCTTAAGAGCAGAGCAACCTTGGTGAAAGTTCAGCAAGAGCTTGATAGAGAAGTCGACAATAAATCTATAGAAGAATCCCATGTTCTTCAACTTCAATATCTAAACGCatgcataaaagaaacattCAGATTACATCCTCCTGCTCCATTCCTTATTCCACGTCGAGCTCTTAACACCTGTGAGGTGCTGAATTACACAATTCCAAAAAATTCTCAAGTAGTAGTGAATCTTTGGGCGATTGGACGCGACTCCTCATCCTGGGAAGATCCATTATCATTTAAACCTGAAAGATTTCTCAACTCAAATATAGACTTTAAGGGTCATCATTTTCAGCTTTTACCTTTTGGTTCCGGAAGGAGGACTTGCCCAGGACTACCAATGGCTACAAGACAACTTCCGCTGATTTTAGCTTATCTAATACGTTGCTTTGAGTGGTCTCTTCCAAATGATCAGGACCCTGCAATGTTAGACATGAATGACAAATTCGGGATAACGTTGGTCAAAGATTCacctcttcttcttgttccCAAAAGAAAACTATAA
- the LOC8259988 gene encoding probable (S)-N-methylcoclaurine 3'-hydroxylase isozyme 2: protein MDQTAFTLTSPSFLLLPLILIIVMQILSSISSKRRPLPPGPRQWPILGNILQVGKNPHISMANYAKVHGPLISLRLGTRVVVVASSPTAAAEILKTHDRLLSGRYIPATTPYEDNVLDRIALVWNPSCSDQWKFLRAMCRSELFSAKAIESQATLREKKLTEMLDFLTSKQGQIVNIGEVVFTTAFNTISNLLFSKDLLSFEDQGNAGELKTLISTLMELATCPNIADFYPVLTKLDPQGIKRKMKNCLERMFGVWDIYIKERRERHVKDARKTDFLDVFLSNGFDDHQINWLLLELFSAGADTTTTTVEWAMAELLKEITVLEKVREELETEIGKDMIRESHIPQLKYLNACVKETLRLHPPVPFLIPRRAPEACEVMNYTIPKHSQIIVNVWAIGRDPSAWEDPLSYRPERFLDSNLDFKGHNFEFLPFGSGRRICPGLPMGTRQLPLILASLVHCFDWSLQNGDDPAMLDMNDKFSITLEKEQHLLVVPKRKL from the exons ATGGATCAAACAGCTTTTACATTAACCTCTCCCTCTTTTCTTCTCCTACCTCTAATATTGATCATCGTTATGCAAATACTTAGCTCTATATCTTCAAAAAGGCGGCCTCTTCCTCCCGGTCCCAGGCAGTGGCCGATCCTAGGAAACATTCTTCAAGTGGGGAAAAATCCTCACATCTCAATGGCCAACTATGCCAAAGTTCATGGTCCTCTCATTTCACTAAGACTTGGCACTCGGGTTGTTGTGGTTGCATCTTCTCCGACTGCAGCAGCTGAAATTCTCAAAACCCATGATCGGTTGTTGTCTGGAAGATATATACCCGCAACAACTCCTTACGAAGACAATGTCCTTGACCGCATAGCACTTGTTTGGAATCCATCATGCAGTGACCAGTGGAAGTTCCTACGAGCTATGTGCAGGAGTGAGCTTTTCTCTGCTAAAGCAATTGAATCACAAGCCACTTTGAGAGAGAAGAAATTGACAGAGATGTTGGATTTTTTGACCAGCAAGCAAGGGCAAATAGTGAATATTGGAGAAGTTGTCTTTACTACTGCTTTCAACACAATttctaatcttttattttccaagGACTTGCTTAGTTTTGAAGATCAAGGGAATGCTGGTGAATTGAAAACCTTGATCTCAACATTGATGGAGTTAGCTACATGTCCAAACATTGCTGACTTTTATCCTGTATTGACAAAGTTGGATCCTCAGGGTatcaaaagaaagatgaaaaattGCCTTGAGAGAATGTTTGGCGTATGGGATATTTACATCaaggaaagaagagaaagacaTGTCAAAGATGCTCGCAAGACAGATTTCTTGGATGTTTTCCTTTCTAATGGATTTGATGACCATCAAATCAATTGGCTGCTTCTT GAATTGTTTAGTGCAGGGGCAGACACTACAACTACAACAGTGGAGTGGGCAATGGCCGAGCTGCTTAAGGAAATAACAGTATTAGAGAAAGTTCGCGAAGAGCTTGAAACAGAAATTGGCAAAGACATGATAAGAGAATCTCATATTCCTCAACTTAAGTATCTAAATGCGTGTGTAAAAGAAACATTAAGATTACACCCTCCAGTTCCTTTCCTTATTCCACGTCGTGCTCCTGAGGCTTGTGAGGTCATGAATTACACAATTCCAAAACATTCTCAGATTATAGTAAATGTCTGGGCAATTGGAAGAGACCCCTCAGCTTGGGAAGATCCACTGTCTTACAGACCCGAAAGGTTTCTGGACTCCAATCTAGATTTTAAAGGTCATAACTTTGAGTTTCTACCTTTTGGTTCTGGAAGGAGGATTTGTCCAGGATTACCAATGGGTACTCGGCAACTTCCCTTAATTTTAGCCTCTTTAGTTCATTGCTTTGATTGGTCTCTTCAAAACGGCGATGATCCTGCCATGCTAGACATGAATGATAAATTTAGCATAACACTGGAGAAGGAGCAACATCTCCTCGTTGTTCCAAAGAGGAAATTGTAA
- the LOC8259987 gene encoding probable terpene synthase 4 → MNIITVNHSLFSFFLFCSSSSSSNMANAISNPASFIGVHSPIAQIRIPRLCVAKGMPTPIAQRDIILQDQIQLENTCIRHAKALKEARLAFSKVRKDHSQNLIMIDALQRLGIDYHFQEETQDVLEGQYNKIFAAHQQHHLSDAALRFRLLRQQGYYVPASDVFSELKNREGKFKQELAADIKGLMELYEASQLSIQEENILDEAGAFSAHFLNCWTPHLCDHQTRIVSNTLKHPFHRTLARSTIKNFLHFYNFQGENEYIQTFTELAKLDFNMIQSIHRQEINQVSNWWNNLGLASELKFARDQPEKWCMWPLVGVTDPSLSWQRIELAKPVSLVYLIDDIFDLGGTPDQLTLFTEAVNRWEITATEDLPYHMKICFRALYDVTNQIAYKVYKKHQYNPIHSLKKAWARLCNAFLEEAKWFAAGKLPKADEYLNTAIVTSGVHLVLVHTFFLMGDGITDQTINLLNNDDPGIISSVATILRLWDDLGSAQDENQDGYDGSYIECYMKDFPGTSVRDARNHVISMISDTWKKLNQHCLSPNPFSGSFIRATLNGARMVPLMYDFDSNHNLPILQQNIKSLLFESVAI, encoded by the exons ATGAATATTATCACCGTTAATCACTctctcttctccttcttcctcttctgctcatcctcctcctcctccaacaTGGCCAACGCAATCTCAAATCCTGCTTCTTTCATTGGCGTCCACTCTCCAATTGCCCAAATAAGAATCCCACGACTTTGCGTGGCTAAAGGCATGCCAACTCCTATTGCTCAAAGAGACATCATTCTTCAAGACCAGATCCAgctt GAAAACACTTGCATCAGACATGCAAAAGCTTTGAAGGAAGCTAGACTTGCGTTCAGCAAAGTAAGAAAAGATCATTCACAAAACTTAATCATGATTGATGCCCTCCAGCGCCTAGGCATTGATTATCACTTCCAGGAAGAAACTCAAGATGTTCTAGAGGGtcagtataataaaatatttgctgCCCATCAACAGCATCACCTTTCTGACGCTGCTCTCCGCTTTCGGTTGCTACGGCAACAAGGTTACTATGTGCCTGCTTCAG ACGTGTTTAGCGAATTAAAGAACAGGGAGGGAAAGTTCAAACAAGAATTAGCAGCAGATATCAAGGGATTGATGGAATTGTACGAAGCATCTCAGTTAAGCATACAAGAGGAGAATATTCTTGATGAAGCTGGAGCTTTCAGTGCCCATTTCCTCAACTGCTGGACGCCGCATCTTTGTGATCATCAAACTAGAATTGTTTCAAATACATTGAAGCATCCCTTCCACAGAACTTTAGCAAGATCCACGATTAAAAACTTTctacatttttataatttccaAGGCGAGAACGAATATATTCAGACCTTTACGGAACTTGCCAAATTGGACTTCAACATGATTCAATCAATTCACCGACAAGAAATAAATCAGGTTTCTAA TTGGTGGAATAACCTGGGTTTGGCGTCAGAATTAAAGTTTGCTAGAGACCAACCAGAGAAATGGTGCATGTGGCCCCTGGTAGGCGTTACAGATCCAAGCTTATCATGGCAAAGAATCGAGCTTGCAAAACCTGTTTCACTCGTCTACCTTATTGATGATATTTTCGATCTCGGTGGGACGCCTGATCAGCTCACCCTCTTCACTGAAGCAGTCAATAG ATGGGAGATTACTGCTACAGAGGACTTACCATATCATATGAAGATATGCTTCAGAGCTCTTTACGATGTTACTAATCAAATCGCTTACAAAGTATACAAAAAGcatcaatataatccaatacaTTCTTTAAAAAAAGCG TGGGCAAGACTCTGCAACGCCTTCCTAGAAGAAGCAAAATGGTTTGCTGCGGGGAAGTTGCCAAAGGCTGACGAGTACTTGAATACTGCAATTGTTACTTCAGGAGTACATTTGGTGCTGGTCCATACCTTCTTTCTCATGGGTGATGGTATAACTGACCAAACTATAAATCTTCTGAATAATGACGACCCTGGAATTATATCTTCTGTGGCAACCATTCTTCGTCTCTGGGATGATCTTGGAAGTGCTCAG GATGAGAATCAAGATGGGTATGATGGATCCTATATTGAGTGCTACATGAAAGACTTTCCAGGGACTTCAGTTCGAGACGcaagaaatcatgttattagTATGATTTCAGATACATGGAAGAAACTGAACCAGCATTGCCTCTCTCCGAACCCATTTTCAGGGTCTTTCATTAGGGCCACTCTGAATGGTGCAAGAATGGTTCCTTTGATGTACGACTTCGACAGCAACCATAACCTTCCAATCCTTCAGCAAAACATCAAGTCTCTGCTCTTTGAGAGCGTTGCAATTTAG
- the LOC8259986 gene encoding cytochrome P450 71D445: MELQLPSLDFPVIFISIFFIFIVFKIWKESKSKSSTLNLPPGPLQLPIIGSMLHLAGYLPHRRLAELAKKHGPVMLVQVGELSNVVITSAEAAKEVMKTHDVVFAQRPTVFAASIIAYDNKDIAFAPNGPYWRQLRKMCAMELLSAKRVQSFRSIREEEVSAMIQSIYSSAGSPVNITKFINALTYRVISRAAFGKVWNGEEEFLSAVEQIMLEVGKGVSLADVFPSIKLLRAMSGMKGRVEKLFKQVDFVFQSILTEHKVSRKELGAEREKEGEDLIHVLLDLQKQEDLEFPLTDENIKAVIMDIFVAGTDTSATTIEWTISELMRNPRVLQKAQEEVRRVFGEKGNVDEAGLHHLSYVKMVLSEALRMHPPAPLVLPRESKEHCVVQGYDIPAKSKVMVNAWAIGRDPKSWTEPDEFYPERFINSSVDFKGANYEFIPFGAGRRICPGLLFGVAAVELPIAQLLYHFDWIIPGGVKPENLDMTEDFGAAVRRKNDLILIPNPYINSAFHG, from the exons ATGGAACTCCAACTCCCCTCGTTGGACTTCCCTGTGATTTTCATCTccatcttctttattttcatagtATTCAAAATATGGAAGGAATCCAAATCCAAGAGCTCAACTCTAAATCTTCCACCGGGACCACTGCAGCTACCTATAATAGGAAGCATGCTTCACTTAGCCGGATATCTTCCCCATCGCCGCTTGGCAGAATTAGCCAAGAAACATGGACCTGTTATGCTTGTTCAGGTTGGTGAACTTTCTAACGTTGTCATTACTTCTGCTGAAGCAGCTAAAGAAGTAATGAAGACCCATGATGTCGTCTTTGCTCAGAGGCCCACTGTCTTTGCAGCTAGCATTATAGCTTACGACAATAAAGACATTGCATTTGCACCTAATGGACCATACTGGAGACAGCTGCGGAAGATGTGCGCAATGGAATTGCTGAGCGCTAAACGCGTTCAATCATTCAGATCAATCAGAGAAGAGGAAGTGTCCGCAATGATCCAATCCATTTATTCTAGCGCCGGATCACCAGTCAACATAACAAAGTTCATCAACGCTTTAACTTACAGAGTCATTTCAAGAGCAGCTTTTGGTAAGGTATGGAATGGAGAAGAAGAATTTCTATCAGCTGTGGAGCAGATTATGTTAGAAGTAGGGAAAGGTGTTAGTCTAGCTGATGTGTTTCCTTCCATCAAATTGCTTCGAGCGATGAGTGGGATGAAGGGTAGGGTAGAAAAGCTATTTAAACAAGTGGATTTTGTATTTCAAAGCATCCTAACTGAACATAAAGTTTCAAGAAAGGAACTAGGTGcagaaagggaaaaagaaggagaagatCTTATCCATGTGCTTTTGGATCTCCAAAAGCAAGAGGATCTTGAATTCCCTTTAACTGACGAAAACATCAAAGCAGTCATCATG GACATATTTGTTGCTGGTACGGACACCTCCGCTACGACTATAGAATGGACAATATCAGAATTGATGAGAAACCCGAGAGTGTTACAAAAGGCTCAAGAAGAGGTGAGAAGGGTCTTTGGTGAGAAAGGAAATGTTGATGAAGCTGGTCTACATCATCTAAGCTACGTTAAAATGGTACTCAGTGAAGCACTCAGAATGCATCCTCCAGCACCATTGGTACTTCCAAGAGAAAGTAAAGAGCACTGCGTGGTTCAAGGTTATGATATACCTGCAAAATCCAAGGTAATGGTGAATGCATGGGCAATTGGAAGGGATCCTAAGTCTTGGACTGAACCTGATGAGTTctatccggagagatttattAATAGTTCAGTTGATTTTAAGGGGgctaattatgaatttattccATTTGGAGCTGGGAGAAGGATATGTCCAGGATTGCTGTTTGGAGTAGCTGCAGTTGAACTTCCAATTGCCCAATTGCTATACCATTTTGACTGGATAATTCCCGGCGGAGTGAAGCCGGAGAATCTTGACATGACTGAAGATTTTGGTGCTGCGGTGAGAAGGAAAAATGATCTCATCTTAATTCCAAATCCATATATAAACTCAGCCTTCCACGGTTAA